The following coding sequences lie in one Phaenicophaeus curvirostris isolate KB17595 chromosome 5, BPBGC_Pcur_1.0, whole genome shotgun sequence genomic window:
- the SYT8 gene encoding synaptotagmin-8: MAVAAGKGRATASPLASSPMAIATTAQPGFLDGWLSRIPLPKWALIAVVVAVAVLLLLFLICMIRCCCGKKKHKKKERVSLHAVSSSTTASLVQPEMEDLERGMEQMGRGKLQYSLEYNFRMQELKVGVKQAAELKAMDSGGTSDPYVIVYLTSDMKKKYETKVYRKTLNPIFNESFTFQVAQAEVPESTLVMQIYDFNRFAKHDIIGEVRLPLASVSLQHVIEQWSDLSVASKVEEEQLGEICFSLRYVPSTSKLTVLILEARKLKQMDSHGLSDPFVKVHLILNRKKWKKKMTSVKKNTLNPYFNEMFVFEVPFNQIQNVDVVISVWDHDKVTKNEPIGKLFLGCRATGNQLRHWSDMLSNPRRPLAQWHSLQPPDVVDKALGLKSHLKLPLHPPDVVDKALGLKSHLKLPLHPR; encoded by the exons ATGGCGGTCGCAGCCGGGAAAGGCAGGGCAACAGCCTCCCCACTTGCCAGCAGCCCCATGGCCATCGCCACCACGGCTCAGCCAGGCTTCCTGGATGGCTGGCTTAGCCGGATCCCAT TACCCAAATGGGCACTCATTGCCGTGGTTGTGGCAGTGGccgttctcctcctcctcttcctcatctgcATGATCAGGTGCTGCTGTGGcaagaagaaacacaagaagaaggaaagagtcAGCTTGCATGCTGTCAGCAGCTCCACCACAGCCAGCCTC GTCCAGCCTGAGATGGAGGACCTGGAACGGGGCATGGAGCAGATGGGTCGGGGAAAGCTGCAGTACTCCCTGGAGTACAACTTCCGCATGCAGGAG CTGAAAGTTGGTGTGAAGCAAGCAGCTGAGCTGAAGGCTATGGACAGTGGCGGCACATCTGATCCATATGTGATTGTCTACCTGACATCCGATATGAAGAAGAAGTATGAGACCAAGGTTTACCGCAAAACCTTGAACCCCATCTTCAACGAGAGCTTCACTTTCCAG GTAGCCCAAGCAGAGGTGCCTGAATCCACACTGGTGATGCAGATCTATGACTTCAACCGCTTTGCCAAGCATGACATCATTGGCGAGGTCCGGCTGCCCCTGGCCAGTGTCAGCCTGCAGCACGTCATCGAACAGTGGAGCGACCTGTCAGTGGCCAGTAAAGTGGAG GAAGAACAGCTGGGTGAGATCTGCTTCTCCCTGCGCTATGTCCCCAGCACCAGCAAGCTCACAGTACTCATCCTGGAAGCCAGGAAGCTGAAGCAGATGGACTCCCATGGGCTCTCAG ATCCTTTTGTCAAGGTGCATCTCATCCTGAAcaggaagaaatggaagaagaagATGACAAGTGTGAAGAAAAACACCTTAAACCCTTACTTCAATGAGATGTTTGTTTTTGAGGTGCCTTTCAATCAGATCCAG AATGTGGATGTGGTCATCTCCGTCTGGGACCATGACAAAGTGACCAAGAATGAGCCCATTGGCAAACTCTTCCTGGGCTGCCGGGCCACAGGCAACCAGCTGCGGCACTGGTCTGACATGCTGTCCAACCCACGCCGGCCCCTCGCCCAGTGGCACAGCCTGCAGCCCCCAGATGTGGTTGACAAAGCCCTGGGGCTGAAGTCCCACCTCAAGctgcctctgcaccccccagATGTGGTTGACAAAGCCCTGGGGCTGAAGTCCCACCTCAAGCTGCCTCTGCACCCCAGATAG